AATTCATCGCGACCGAGATCATCCGTGCCCAAGATGTGGTTGTGCGCCGGGGGCGAGAGGCTGTGGTCCGGATCGAGCGCGGTCGGATCGTACCGTGTCAGGAGCGGCGCGCACACCACGCCCGCGACGATCACGGCGAGGACCGCCACGCCGGCCAGCGCCATCCGGTGGCGCCGGAAGCGCATCCACGCGAGCGCCCGCAGCCCGCGCGGCTCAGTCATACTTGATGCGTGGGTCGAGCGCCGCGTACGTCAGGTCCGCGAGCAGGTTGCCGGCGATCAGCAGCGCCGCGCTGATCATGAGGCCGGCCATCTGGAGCGGATAGTCGCGGTTGTTGAGCGCGGAGAGAAAGAGCCGCCCCATCCCCGGCCAGCCGAAGATCGACTCGGTCACGACCGCGCCGCTGAAGAGCGCCGGCAGGTCGAGGCCCATCAGCGTGACGATCGGAATCAGCGAGTTGCGCAAGACGTGACGGCGCAGCACGCGGCGGCGGGAGAGGCCCTTCGCGTGCGCCGTCCGGACGTAGTCTTGACCAAGCGTATCGAGCAGGCTGCTGCGGAGATAGCGGCTCCAGCTCGCCATCGAGCCGAGGCCGAGCACCATCGCGGGCATCACGAGATGCCGGCCGAGGTCCGCGGCGGACGTGACGCCGATCTCGTGCATGCCGGCAACGGGCAAGAGACGGAACTGCACGCCGAACAGCAATTGCAGCATCAGGCCGAACCAGAACGTCGGCATCGCCCAGGCGAAGAACGCCCCGAACGACAACAGGTTGTCGCCCCACTCGTACTTGTGCGTCGCGGCGTAGAGGCCGATGGGAAAC
The bacterium DNA segment above includes these coding regions:
- a CDS encoding ABC transporter permease — protein: MSSFVARRVAQAVLLLIAVSFVSYGIMNVAPGGPLAVYLHNPQVTPDKIDLLRHQLGLDRPWYPRYLAWLGGLAQGHWGYSYYTGRPVLAMIGERLPATFTLMLGAFVLAIGLSFPIGLYAATHKYEWGDNLLSFGAFFAWAMPTFWFGLMLQLLFGVQFRLLPVAGMHEIGVTSAADLGRHLVMPAMVLGLGSMASWSRYLRSSLLDTLGQDYVRTAHAKGLSRRRVLRRHVLRNSLIPIVTLMGLDLPALFSGAVVTESIFGWPGMGRLFLSALNNRDYPLQMAGLMISAALLIAGNLLADLTYAALDPRIKYD